One region of Salvia miltiorrhiza cultivar Shanhuang (shh) chromosome 3, IMPLAD_Smil_shh, whole genome shotgun sequence genomic DNA includes:
- the LOC131015455 gene encoding lachrymatory-factor synthase-like encodes MDQNLSNQKWQAKVCTRLEKAEADQIWPFFLDFFGLHKWFPGLPACRGVHGANGEPGCIRYCSGFGLKQAANADSESGPSSLVSWSKERLVAVDHAQKTFTYEIVDCNIGFKSYVSTIKVVPGGGDGDGGGGGCAVEWWISLEPVEGCELEDLVVKYEVGLRLMVKKMEDAIFGSS; translated from the coding sequence ATGGACCAAAACCTCTCAAACCAGAAATGGCAGGCAAAAGTTTGCACTAGGCTAGAAAAGGCCGAGGCCGACCAAATCTGGCCCTTCTTCCTCGACTTTTTCGGGCTCCACAAATGGTTTCCGGGCCTCCCTGCTTGTCGCGGGGTCCACGGCGCCAATGGGGAGCCCGGTTGCATCCGCTACTGCTCGGGCTTCGGGCTCAAGCAGGCAGCGAATGCTGACAGCGAGTCGGGCCCGAGCAGTTTGGTAAGTTGGTCTAAGGAGAGGCTGGTCGCTGTCGATCATGCCCAAAAAACATTCACTTATGAGATAGTGGATTGTAACATAGGATTCAAGTCCTATGTTTCGACCATTAAGGTTGTTcccggcggcggcgacggcgacggAGGCGGCGGAGGATGCGCGGTGGAGTGGTGGATCAGCCTTGAGCCGGTGGAGGGATGCGAGTTGGAGGATTTGGTGGTCAAGTATGAAGTGGGGCTGCGGCTCATGGTGAAGAAGATGGAGGATGCTATTTTTGGATCTTCATGA